In one Pseudoclavibacter sp. Marseille-Q3772 genomic region, the following are encoded:
- a CDS encoding diaminopimelate epimerase, which produces MASPTRLHKVHTGGNDLLVHIATQRDETPSADAVTAWCNRRTGVGASGFVSCTPTEEPIRSTERVAWELRRYTANGTERAADGDELRAAARILIDEHYVDLAAAETLPLQIGSQIHDIQPSGTGGFHLDLGRWRLSRSEPTVAASGIDVPRPGLELSIADRRYIVIALADRSELDRLSLRIPPRIEPEPVDAVTITFTIPEDPLVRDGVGRLLARAWASDDPDTEVSGGAAAATALAVRHWAGSGAPNHWRVTGDYGAVQVRMFATEEGEHLGVAGGCERIFDTAIAATQPLS; this is translated from the coding sequence ATGGCGTCACCAACACGGCTGCACAAAGTACATACGGGCGGCAACGACCTGCTCGTGCACATCGCGACCCAGCGAGACGAAACCCCATCAGCGGATGCCGTCACTGCGTGGTGTAACCGGCGCACGGGAGTAGGCGCGTCAGGGTTTGTCAGCTGCACACCCACCGAGGAACCCATTCGCAGCACCGAGCGCGTCGCCTGGGAACTCCGTCGATACACCGCAAACGGAACCGAGCGAGCCGCCGACGGTGACGAGCTACGCGCGGCCGCACGCATCCTGATCGACGAACACTACGTTGACCTCGCCGCGGCAGAAACCCTGCCGCTGCAGATTGGATCGCAGATCCACGACATCCAACCCAGCGGCACCGGCGGATTTCACCTCGACCTTGGGCGCTGGCGACTGTCACGATCCGAACCGACCGTCGCCGCATCCGGCATCGACGTGCCCCGCCCCGGTCTCGAGCTCAGCATCGCCGACCGACGCTACATCGTGATCGCCCTCGCCGACCGCAGCGAACTCGACCGACTTTCGCTGCGCATCCCGCCCCGCATCGAACCCGAACCCGTTGATGCGGTGACCATCACCTTCACCATCCCCGAAGACCCGCTCGTGCGTGACGGTGTAGGCAGGTTGCTGGCACGTGCATGGGCGAGCGACGACCCTGACACCGAAGTCTCCGGTGGTGCCGCGGCTGCAACCGCGCTCGCCGTGCGCCACTGGGCGGGATCGGGAGCGCCAAACCACTGGCGTGTGACCGGCGACTACGGGGCCGTACAGGTGCGAATGTTCGCCACCGAAGAGGGCGAACACCTCGGTGTGGCTGGCGGCTGCGAGCGGATCTTCGACACCGCTATCGCGGCAACGCAACCCCTTAGCTGA
- a CDS encoding methyltransferase has protein sequence MADHYFSPDPNAPEQRHTMRVDLGDGGIEVVSANGVFSAQGLDKATRILLAEVPEPPASGTALDIGCGWGPITLSLARRSPELAVWAVDVNERALSLTEANASALGCANVTALLPDAVPDDLRFDVIWSNPPIRIGKAQLDALLGHWLPRLTVGGNAWLVVGKNLGADSLQRRLGEQLGDAFAVSRHATSGGFRVLRVERLS, from the coding sequence ATGGCCGATCACTATTTCTCGCCGGACCCCAACGCCCCCGAGCAACGTCACACGATGCGCGTGGATCTCGGCGATGGTGGGATCGAAGTGGTATCGGCGAACGGAGTGTTCTCCGCACAGGGGCTCGATAAGGCGACGCGAATCCTGCTGGCCGAGGTGCCGGAACCCCCCGCATCCGGCACTGCCCTCGATATTGGCTGCGGATGGGGGCCGATCACGCTGAGCCTGGCGCGCCGATCCCCCGAGCTGGCCGTGTGGGCTGTTGATGTGAATGAGCGTGCGCTGTCGCTGACCGAGGCCAATGCGAGCGCGCTCGGTTGTGCGAACGTGACCGCGTTGCTGCCGGATGCGGTTCCCGATGATCTGCGCTTCGACGTGATCTGGTCGAATCCACCGATTCGTATCGGTAAGGCGCAGTTGGATGCCCTGCTCGGGCATTGGCTGCCGCGGTTAACAGTTGGTGGAAATGCGTGGCTCGTTGTCGGTAAGAATCTCGGCGCAGATTCGCTGCAGCGACGCTTGGGCGAACAATTGGGTGACGCCTTCGCAGTGTCACGCCACGCAACGAGCGGTGGGTTCCGTGTGCTGCGTGTGGAGCGGCTCAGCTAA
- the miaA gene encoding tRNA (adenosine(37)-N6)-dimethylallyltransferase MiaA: MQAPFAAEHPAELIVIGGATGTGKTALSLDVAELLQQHGHRAEICNADAMQLYRGMEIGTAKLPEHQRRGIPHHGFDLLDITEPATVAHYQEYARETITDIRARAAVPILVGGSGLYIASVVFDLQFPGRDPVIRAALELRLQREGTGLLYRELESKDPVAAAKIDPANGRRIVRALEAIEVTGEPFSAQLPDQDRWWMPTQMVLAEIPRSELVLRLDARVEDMWRDGLLEETEQLLAQGLSYESTAGKAIGYAQAIEQLRGNLDEAEAIARAQQLTRKYARRQVSWFRRYESALRLRADDPWAAQTVLEHAGYLPS; this comes from the coding sequence GTGCAGGCACCGTTTGCCGCCGAGCACCCCGCCGAACTGATCGTCATCGGCGGGGCAACTGGTACCGGTAAAACTGCCCTTTCGCTCGACGTCGCCGAACTCCTACAGCAGCACGGTCACCGCGCCGAAATCTGCAATGCCGACGCCATGCAGCTGTATCGCGGCATGGAAATCGGCACAGCGAAACTGCCCGAACACCAGCGCCGCGGAATACCGCACCACGGTTTCGACCTCCTCGACATCACCGAACCGGCAACGGTCGCGCACTACCAGGAATACGCGCGGGAAACGATCACCGACATCCGCGCACGCGCTGCCGTACCGATCCTCGTCGGCGGATCCGGCCTCTACATCGCCTCGGTCGTGTTCGACCTGCAGTTCCCCGGCCGAGACCCGGTGATTCGCGCGGCGCTCGAACTGCGATTACAGCGAGAAGGCACCGGCCTGCTGTACCGCGAACTCGAAAGCAAAGACCCGGTCGCGGCGGCAAAGATCGACCCGGCCAACGGCCGACGCATCGTCAGAGCCCTCGAAGCAATCGAAGTCACCGGCGAGCCCTTCTCTGCTCAACTCCCAGACCAAGACCGCTGGTGGATGCCGACGCAGATGGTGCTCGCAGAAATCCCGCGCAGCGAACTCGTGTTGCGGCTCGACGCCAGAGTCGAAGACATGTGGCGAGACGGGCTGCTCGAAGAAACCGAACAACTGCTCGCTCAGGGTCTCAGCTACGAATCCACCGCAGGTAAGGCCATCGGTTACGCACAGGCAATCGAACAGCTCCGCGGCAACCTCGACGAAGCCGAAGCCATCGCGCGCGCACAGCAGCTCACCCGCAAATACGCTCGCAGGCAAGTGTCCTGGTTCCGTCGCTACGAATCCGCACTCCGACTGCGTGCCGACGACCCCTGGGCCGCCCAAACCGTACTCGAACACGCGGGCTACCTGCCCTCGTAA